CATCAGAACAACTAATGGTTACTAAAACTACGGGTGTTGAGGATTTGAAGATGTTAGCCGTTGCCCGATTGATGTTAGACAATTTTAACCATATAAAATCATACTGGGTAATGGTTGGTCCGAAAATTGCTCAAGTATCTTTGCGTTTTGGGGCAAACGATATAGACGGAACGATTATTGAAGAAAAAATTACCCATGCTGCTGGAGCTGAGACAAGTCAAGCGTTATCGAAATCTGAAATAGTTAAATTAATTAAGGATGCTGGACGAAAACCGATTGAAAGAGACACATTATACAATATAGTAAATCAGGAGTTCTAGGCTATGGACACAATAAAAATAGGTCGCATTGATTTTTTGAATATACTACCAATTTATTATTATTTAGACCAACATATAAAGAATGAAAACATTGAAATTATTAACAAAGTCCCATCGGTATTAAATCGAATGCTGAAAAAAGGCGAGATAGACATGGGGCCAATTTCTTCTTTTTCTTATGCAGAGAATGCAGACGATTATTTGCTATTACCGAATTTATCGGTGTCATCTAAGGGAAAGGTTAGATCTATATATTTATTTTCCAAAAAGCCGATAGAATCATTGCATAACGCATCCATAGCATTAACTAATACTTCAGAAACATCAATTAATTTATTAAAAATAATTCTCGAGAAATACTACAATTACAAATTGACATATACAACTATGAGCCCAGATTTGAATGCAATGTTACTCGAGCATGACGCAGCACTATTAATTGGTGACGATGCTTTTATCGATAACAAAGAAGTTTTAGATAAAGTCTATCGCTATGATTTAGGTGAGTTATGGGAACAGATTACTGGATTAAGTATGACATTTGCAGTTTGGGCTATTAGAAAAGATTCACTTAACAAGTACTACTCGGAGACTGTAGATATCTATAATGCATTTATTACTAGTAAAGCAATGGGTCAGAAAAATATAGAGCAAATTATTAACATTGCCAATAGAAAATTTGATCTTGGTAATTCATTCTGGGAGCAATATTATTCCGGATTACTATATGATTTAAATACAGAAATAATAGCAGGACTTGATAGGTTCTTTTTAGACGCATACTCTTGTGGGTATTTACAAAAACCAGTTACTGCAGAAGTTTGGAGTGATAACAATGTCTCAAGTTAGCACGATTCTTAATAAAGCATTAAACATGCAGCGTATCACAGAAGCAGAAGCACTCGAATTATGGGAGCAAGCTGATATCCTAGAGTTAGGGTTAGTTGCACAAGCGATAATGTTAAAAAAACATCCTAATAAAATTATCACATTCGTTATCGATAGAAATATTAATTATACAAACATCTGTGATACAAAGTGTAAGTTTTGTGCTTTTTATAAGACAGAAGAAGAACAGGACGGGTATGTTCTATCCTATGAAGATATATACGAAAAGATTGAAGAGACCATTGACCATGGAGGCACACAAATTCTGATGCAGGGAGGCACACACCCAACGCTTCCATTTGACTACTATCTAGAACTTGTAAAAGGTATTAAAGAAAGGTACGATGTGCAGGTACACTCGTTTTCACCACCAGAAATACAGCATTTTTCCAAGCTTACAGGCTTACCAGTTGGAGAGGTTATTAAACAATTAAAAGACGCAGGTCTAGATTCCCTTCCTGGTGGCGGTGCTGAAATATTAGTTGACCGTGTCCGACAAAAGGTCAGCCCTAATAAAATCTCGACGTCACAATGGCTAGAAGTTATGGAAGAGGCCCATAAGCTGGGTATGAAATCAACGGCAACGATGGTATTTGGTTTAGGGGAAACAACACAAGAGCGAATTGAACATCTTTCGAGAATACGACAATTACAGGACGAGACTGCTGGCTTCACAGCATTTATACCATGGAGCTTCCAGCCATCAAACACAGAGCTTGGTGGTAATACTACAAGCGGTATTGAGTACCTTAAGACCCTAGCAATGGCGAGAATATTTTTAGATAATGTAAATAATATCCAAGCGTCATGGGTTACCCAGGGTGGCAAGATGGCTCAAATTGCTTTATACTTTGGTGGAAATGACTTTGGCGGCACTATGCTTGAGGAAAATGTCGTACGAGCAGCTGGCACGCAAAACAAAGTTCCTTTACAGGATATCATCCATTTTATTAAGGAAGCTGGGTTTACCCCTGCTCAAAGAACGACTCAATATAACATAATTAAGTCCTACTAGAAAGGTAAATATTATGAAACTTGTGAATTTATACAATAAAATGAGACCAGAGCTAGTAAAAATTGAAAATCAGTTGCAAGCAGAGGTAGACTCTGACCACAAGCTATTAAAGCAAACTGCTCAGCATCTATTAGAAGCTGGAGGCAAGCGAATACGTCCAGTATTTGTATTGTTAGCAGGTAATTTTGGTGAATATGATTTTACTAAGCTTAGTAAAGTAGCTATTGCTTTAGAACTCATACATATGGCTTCTTTGGTTCATGATGACGTAATAGATAACGCTAGTACGAGAAGAGGATATCCAACTGTTAAGGCGGAATGGGACAATCTTACAGCTATGTATACAGGGGACTATATTCTAGCAAGATCATTGATACTAATTACTAAGCTAGAAAATGTACATATTCAAAGAATTTTATCAAAAGCGATTGTGCAGATGTGCGAAGGTGAAATTGAGCAGATTCGTGACCTGTTTAATATTGATCAGGATCTAAAAAACTACTTAAAAAGGATTAAAAGGAAAACTGCCCTTTTGATTTCAGTCAGTTGTCACTTAGGTGCACTTGCTGCTAACGCAGATAAACAAACAGCAAATAGCTTAAAAATGTTTGGTTATAATGTCGGAATGGCTTTTCAAATTACCGATGATATCCTTGATTTCACTGCTACCAGCGAACAACTTGGAAAGCCTGCAGGTAGTGATTTAAAACAAGGAAATATAACTCTACCAGTAATTTATGCGTTACAACAAACTAATAAACCTCAAATCTCAAAGGAACTTATTGAATTAATTAAA
The sequence above is a segment of the Desulfuribacillus alkaliarsenatis genome. Coding sequences within it:
- the mqnC gene encoding cyclic dehypoxanthinyl futalosine synthase, yielding MSQVSTILNKALNMQRITEAEALELWEQADILELGLVAQAIMLKKHPNKIITFVIDRNINYTNICDTKCKFCAFYKTEEEQDGYVLSYEDIYEKIEETIDHGGTQILMQGGTHPTLPFDYYLELVKGIKERYDVQVHSFSPPEIQHFSKLTGLPVGEVIKQLKDAGLDSLPGGGAEILVDRVRQKVSPNKISTSQWLEVMEEAHKLGMKSTATMVFGLGETTQERIEHLSRIRQLQDETAGFTAFIPWSFQPSNTELGGNTTSGIEYLKTLAMARIFLDNVNNIQASWVTQGGKMAQIALYFGGNDFGGTMLEENVVRAAGTQNKVPLQDIIHFIKEAGFTPAQRTTQYNIIKSY
- a CDS encoding polyprenyl synthetase family protein; the encoded protein is MKLVNLYNKMRPELVKIENQLQAEVDSDHKLLKQTAQHLLEAGGKRIRPVFVLLAGNFGEYDFTKLSKVAIALELIHMASLVHDDVIDNASTRRGYPTVKAEWDNLTAMYTGDYILARSLILITKLENVHIQRILSKAIVQMCEGEIEQIRDLFNIDQDLKNYLKRIKRKTALLISVSCHLGALAANADKQTANSLKMFGYNVGMAFQITDDILDFTATSEQLGKPAGSDLKQGNITLPVIYALQQTNKPQISKELIELIKSDDLANNVDKAIKLVKESGGIEYCQQLSDQYLDKAYAALKPLPDIQAKKYFYDIAKFIGQREY
- a CDS encoding menaquinone biosynthetic enzyme MqnA/MqnD family protein; this encodes MDTIKIGRIDFLNILPIYYYLDQHIKNENIEIINKVPSVLNRMLKKGEIDMGPISSFSYAENADDYLLLPNLSVSSKGKVRSIYLFSKKPIESLHNASIALTNTSETSINLLKIILEKYYNYKLTYTTMSPDLNAMLLEHDAALLIGDDAFIDNKEVLDKVYRYDLGELWEQITGLSMTFAVWAIRKDSLNKYYSETVDIYNAFITSKAMGQKNIEQIINIANRKFDLGNSFWEQYYSGLLYDLNTEIIAGLDRFFLDAYSCGYLQKPVTAEVWSDNNVSS